TCATCGCGTAGTTTTGGTTAAGTGCTGGCAAATTCCACATGACTTGCTGATGATACGCATGCCCCAGCTCATGTGCCAGTGTGGATACATTGCTTGCGCTTCCTGCATACGTCATGAACACGCGAGACTGCTTGCTGACTGGGAAGCTCGTGCAGAATCCGCCTGGGCGCTTGCCAGGACGATCCTCTGCCTCGATCCAGCCCTCATCGAATGCCTTTTGCGCAAACTCAGCCATGCTCGGATTGAAACGTTTGAAGTGCTCAACGATCAGGGCAGCTGCTTCATCGTAAGACACTTCTTTATGTACATTCCCGACTGGAGCCCCTACATCGTACCAGCTCAGCTTGTCTACACCGAGCAACTTCGCCTTGCGCTCCAGATAGGCAACCAAACGATCCTTGCGATTGTCGATAGCCTGCCACATCGCGTCGAGTGTTTTTTCCTGCATCCGTCCAATATCCAGCGGCTCACGCAGAACGGAATCCCAGCCGCGATGACGGTACAGAGAGAGACGGAAACCACCCAAGTGATTCAGCGCCTGCGCGCACAGCTCCGTTTCCTTGCCCCAAGCTTCTGTCCACTTTTCAAAAACATGGGCACGAACAGCACGGTCAGGACTGCTCATTAGGTTAGACGCTTGCCCGACAGACATCTGCTTCGTCTCTCCATTGACCTCAACCTCAATGCTCATACGTCCCACGACCGCATTGTACAAATCTTGCCAAGCGTGATACCCGTCTACAGCTAAATCGTTTGCCAGCACTTCTTGTTCAGGCGACAGCTTTTCCTGTGCACGGCGACGGCGCTCATTCAGCACAAAAGCAAGCGGTTGCACTTCTTCGTCTGCCAACAGATTCTCCCATGCAGCCTCGTCGATAGCCAGCAGCTTTTCTTCCCAGCGCGTCAATACTGCACCAAACGCAGCCGAGATGCTCTTCACACGCCCACCCATCAGCTTGGCTGGCTCATCCTTTACATTTTGAGCAGTCAGGCAGGAAA
This genomic stretch from Brevibacillus sp. DP1.3A harbors:
- a CDS encoding M3 family oligoendopeptidase codes for the protein MTKALPQRWDMDVIFPGGSESEDFRAFLGTLEGDIANLKARLEQSSTGLHETAAFKEVVTQVQSIAVRVRQAGAFISCLTAQNVKDEPAKLMGGRVKSISAAFGAVLTRWEEKLLAIDEAAWENLLADEEVQPLAFVLNERRRRAQEKLSPEQEVLANDLAVDGYHAWQDLYNAVVGRMSIEVEVNGETKQMSVGQASNLMSSPDRAVRAHVFEKWTEAWGKETELCAQALNHLGGFRLSLYRHRGWDSVLREPLDIGRMQEKTLDAMWQAIDNRKDRLVAYLERKAKLLGVDKLSWYDVGAPVGNVHKEVSYDEAAALIVEHFKRFNPSMAEFAQKAFDEGWIEAEDRPGKRPGGFCTSFPVSKQSRVFMTYAGSASNVSTLAHELGHAYHQQVMWNLPALNQNYAMNVAETASTFAEMILADAAVKNAANDDEKLVLLEDKLQSIVAFFMNIHARFIFEKNFYEKRKEGLVSAADLDRIMEEAQKQAYNGALADYEPHFWASKLHFYITSYPFYNFPYTFGYLFSMSVYARALEEGESFAPKYDALLQDTGRLMVEDLAKKHLGEDMTTVEFWQKAVDLAVADIDEFLRLTEEA